The Deinococcus seoulensis region GAGTACACGGGCTTCGACTGGGAGGTCGCCCCGCACAGCCTGACGGACCTGCTGCTGCGCGTGCAGCGCGACTACGACCCGCCCGCCGTCTACGTCACGGAGAACGGCGCGACGTACCCGGACACCGTCGAGACGGACGGCACGGTGAACGACGAGGCCCGCACCCGCTACTTCCAGATGCACGTCGCGGCCCTGCAACCTGCCCTGGACGGCGGCGCGAAGGTCGGCGGGTACTTCGCGTGGTCCCTGATGGACAACTTCGAGTGGGCCGAGGGGTACGAGAAACGGTTCGGGATCGTGCACGTGGACTTCGGCACGCAGGCCCGCACCGTGAAAGCCTCGGGCCGCTGGTACGCGGACTTCCTGGCCCGCACGCACGCGGAAGTGAACGCATGACCGCCCAGCCCCCCACCCGCGAGACCGTCACCGTCACCAACCCCGTCCTGCCGGGCTTCCACCCGGACCCGAGCATCCTGCGCGTCGGGACCGACTACTACCTGGCGACCAGCACCTTCCAGTGGTACCCGGGCGTGGCGATCTACCACTCGCGGGACCTGGTGCACTGGCGGCTCGCGGCCCGCCCGCTGGACCGCCTGACGCAGCTGGACATGCGCGGCAACGCCGACTCCGGCGGCATCTGGGCGCCGTGCCTGAGCCACGACGGCGAGCAGTTCCACCTGATCTACACCGACGTGAAATCCTGGGGCATCAACGAGGTCTTCAAGGACAGCCACAACTACCTGACGACCGCGCCGGACATCGACGGCCCCTGGTCCGACCCGGTGTACCTGAACTCCAGCGGCTTCGACCCCAGCCTCTTCCACGATGAAGATGGAAAGAAATGGTTCCTGAACATGGTCTGGGACCACCGCCCCGGCCGTAACCCCTTCGCGGGCATCGTGCTGCAGGAGTACAGCCCCGCCCAGAAGCGACTGGTCGGCCCGCGCGAGATCATCTTCACCGGCACGGACCTGAAAGTGACGGAAGGTCCGCACGTGTACCGCAAGGACGGCTGGTACTACCTGCTGACCGCCGAGGGCGGCACCAGCTGGGAGCACGCCGTGACCCTGGCCCGCTCCCGCCGCCTGCACGGCCCGTACGAGGTCCACCCGCAGAACCCGCTGATCACCGCGCTGGACGCCCCGCACCTGCCCATCCAGAAGTCCGGGCACGCCAGCCTGACCGACACCCCGGACGGCCAGTGGATCATGGCGCACCTGTGCGGCCGGCCCCTGACCACCCACGGCGAATGCCCCCTGGGCCGCGAGACGGCCCTCCAGGCGCTGAAGTGGCCCGAGGGGGACTGGCCGACCCTCGCGCAGGGCGGCCACCACCCCGCCGAGCACCCGCCGCTGCCCGCCCTGCCTCCCCACCCCTGGCCCGACGTGCCCGCCCGCGACGACTTCAGCGGCCCGCAGTTGCGTCCGGAATGGATGACGCTGCGCGCCCCACCCGGGGTTCTCGGCGTGTCCCTGGCAGAGGGGGGCGGCCTGCGCCTGCGCGGCGCGGAGTCTCTGATGAGCCGCCACCGCGTGTCCCTGGTCGGCCGCCGCCTGCAGAGCCTGCACGCCCGCCTGCGCACCAGCCTGGACTTCGCCCCCGAGGACTTCCAGCAGATGGCAGGCCTGAGCGCCTACTACGACTCCCGCAACTGGGTGTACCTGCGCGTCAGCCACGACGAGGCGGCCGGGCGTTCCCTGAACATCACGAGCTGCGAGAACGGCCTGTACCGCGAACACCTCCCGCAGGACGTGAGCACCGGCGACGGCCCCATCCACCTCGAAGTGCAGTACGACGGCCCCACCTTCCGCTTCCGCCACAGCACGGACGGCGAGACGTGGCAGGCCATCGGCGAACCGTTCAGCGCCGGCCTGCTCAGCGACGAACACTGCGGCGGCCTCAGCTTCACCGGCACCTTCCTCGCCCTCACCTGCCAGGACCTGAGCGGGCGCGGCCAGACCGCCACCTTCCACTGGGCCGAATACATCGAACACTGATAGGCACTCCCCGCTCTGATGACCGCCCGGCAGGCGTGACTTCTGCCGGGCCGTTGTCGTGGCGGGGCGTGGCAGCTCGCGGCGGGGCGTGGCGGCTCGTGGCGGGGCGTGGCGGCTCGTGGCGGCGCCGTCCCGTGTCCGGGGCACACGACAAGAACACTGAGAGATTTCTCATCTTTCGGATGGGTGTTCATGCAGTTATTCACAAAGAAGAGGGGGCGAACTTGTATGAATCGGGCATTTTCCTCAAATGAGGCAACACGCTCGCGTTTTGCAGTCCATACTCCGCTTCATGTGGGCACACACTTCTAATTCCGTTCGTCTCGCCGGGAGGCTCCCGTGAAAGCGCTGCGCGTCGCCGCGCTGTCGGCGGCCCTGCTGGTCAGCGCGTCCGCCCAGGAAACCGGGAAGGCGGAACTGGACCGCAGCAGCGTCACGCCCGGAGCCGAACGTCTGTTGCAACAGGTTCAGGAGGCCGTCACCACGGCAGGCGGCGACCTGGACCGCTCGCAGGTGAACTGGGTCATTGCCTTCAGCACCGGGCATTACAAGGCCGATCCCCTGGGCGCGCAGGCGGCCCGTGAACTGGCCACGCAGTTCGTGCAGAAGGTGGCCGTGCAGGGCGATCAGGTCACGGCGCGCGCCTGGGAGATGGACACCTGGGAGTACCGCAACCCGGCGGGCCTGACGCAGGTCATCGGGAACGACGCACAGGCCGACCTGGAACGCACGGCCAACCTGTGGCCGACCACACCCGCCGTGGGCAGCGTGGGCGGGCACGACACGGAGCGCGCCGCCGTGACCCTGACCCGCGAGTTCAGCGACGCGCCCGGCACGGTCCTGATCCTGCTGACGAACACGGCGGCCAGCGTGGGCGCGGCCGGAATCCGCGTGATGGGCACCAACGCCCCCGAATACCAGGAACTGCTGGGCAACTGGACCCGCGTGAGCGGCACGCAGGACGGCGCGACCCTGAACCTCCCGTACGTGGTCAGCACCCCGTCCCGGCAGATTCAGGGGCAGATGCAGGCCGTGGTGTTCGTTCCCAGGACATTCACCTCGGCGCCCCTGGCAGGCGGCACGCGCACCGAGCAGCGCACGAACGCGCCCAAGCAGACCGGGACGGATGGCGGAAAGGGCGGCCCCAACCCGGCGGGCCTGCTGGTCGCGCTGCTGGTTCTGGGTGGCGCCGGGTTCGCCGTATGGAAACTGATCGGTGGGGGCGGCGCGGGGGGCGGGCGCGGCTCGGTACGCGTGGGCGATTCCAGCTTCAGTGTGCGCGACATGCCCGCCGGGCGGCCCTTCTGCGTGATCGCCGGGGCCGGGTACGCCGCCGAGGACGACATGCCGGTCGTGCCGGTCGCGGGCCTGCCGCCCGTGCCCGTCGCGCAGATCACGCGGATCGGTAAGGACTACCGCGTGCGCGGCGTGCACGACGACATCCGCCTGAGCAGCGTGGGCGGGCGGGTCGTGGCGGGAGACAGCGCCACCGTCACGCTGCGCCCGGAAACGCCGGACGCACCACTGGAATTCACGGGCGAGGTCCGAGGTCCCGGCGGCGTTCCCAAGGAAATCACTCGCAGCGTCGTGATGTCGCTGGATGGAGAAAACTGATGAACCTAGCAACCTTCTTCGGGCCGGTCGTGCCGCTCTTCACGCAGGTGAACTTCTGGATCACGGTCGCCGTGACGATGCTGCTGTGGTACGGCGTGGCCGTGGGACTGGCCCACATTCTGTTCGGCGCGGGGGGCCGCACGCCGGTCGCCTCGGCCCGTCAGGGGATGAGCCTGTCGCTGATCCTGCTGGCCGTGGGCCTGGGCTGCGCCGCGTACTTCCTGTTCAAACCGGCGGACCTGATGTACATGGTCGCCGTCAGCGTGACGTTCCTGCTGCTCACGCTGCTCGTCTCGGCCGTCTTTACCCGCATGGGAGTGGAACGCTAAATGGCAAACAGCATGAGAGTTTTCAAGACCCTGGTCATCGGACTGGGCAGCACCGGCACGGAAATCCTCGAAGCCCTGGCCGACCGCATCGACTGGGAGGTCGGCGGTCTGGGCCGCGCCCCCTGGGTGGAATTCCTGGCCGTCGAGACCGATGTGGCCAAACCCAACCGCTTCAACGGGACCGACGACTTCAAGACGCTGGGCGTTCCGGCCACCTCCTGGCGGGACATGATCGAGCGTCCGGAACTGTACGACAGCAGCATCGCCCTGCGGACCTGGGCGGACCTGGAGACCCTCAAGCAGCTGCCGGCGCAGAGCATCGACTCCGGCGCGGGACACATCCGCATGGTGGGCCGACTGGCGCTGCTGTACCCGCCGAACTACAACGAGATGAAAAACGCCATCTCGCAGCGGGTCGCGCGCCTGCGCAGCCTGACCGAGGCGCAGGCGAAATCCGCGCTGAACGCCAACAATGCCGGGCTGGAATCGAACGTGCAGTTCGCCGTGAACGCCGCGAGCGGCCAGACGGGTGTGCGCGTGATCGTGGTCGGCACCCTGTGCGGCGGCACGTGCAGCGGCACCGCCAGCGACATGGGCATCCTGCTGCGCACCATCCTCGACGACGAGGAAAAGACGCTGGGCATGTTCACGCTGCCGCACCCGGACCTGGGCATCGCGCAGAAACCCGACGCGGAAATCTGGAAGACCAACGCGTACCACGCGCTGGCCGAACTGAACCAGTACCACCTGCACACCGATACCGAGCGCTACAGGAGCATCAAGTTCCCGGACAAGCCCGAGGGAACCCAGGTGCTGCCGAACGACGCCATGCCGTACGACCTGGTGTACCTGCTGCGCCCCAGCAGCACGGAAGGTAACGACCTGGCCCGCCTGTCGAACGCCATCGCGGACCGCATGTTCCTGAACGTGTTCGTGCCGGAAACCGACCCGATGGCGTACATGGTGAACGCCGGGCCGGTCACGGTGCAGCAGGGCCGCGCCTTCGCGTTCTCGACGTTCGGCCTGTCGACCATCGAGTACCCGATGCGCCGCATCCTGGAGGCCCTGAAGTACCGCACGCTGGTGCACGCCGTGGACCGCTGGAAGGACCGTAAGTACGAGGGGAACGTCAGTGACGACCTCGACGCGCTGGGCCTGACCATCCCGGCGCTGACCGAGACGCTGCTGCTGGACGGATCCGGCGCCAGCATCCGCGCCAGCCTGGACGCCAAGAAGAACGAGATCATGCGCGCCGTGCGCACCGGCAAGCCCGAAGCGGCCCGCCGCGCCCTGGACGAACTGCGAGCCGCCTTCGGGAAGGAACGCGGCGACGGGCTGCGCGGACTGGTTCATGAGACCGTGACCGACAACCGACGCCGCGCGGCCGACAGCATCATGGGGAACGTGCGCGGCATGGTCGGTTCGCGCCTGCTGGACTACGACAGCGGCCCGAACGTGCTGCTGGAAATCATGCAGGCCGCGCAGCCCCGCGTGGGCGAACTGCGCGGCTGGGAGCCCGGCGAGGGCAAGACCGGCGCCGCCAACGGCGTCCTCGACCAGCTGGACGCGATCCGCACGAACACCCTGCTGGGCATGTTCTTCCTGAAGGGCAAGGCCAGCAAGCAGCTGCTGCCCGCCCTGAGCCGCGCGCTGGACGACGAACTGAAATCCCGCGTGAACCAGAAGATCCGCGAGGCCCTGCAGGACCGTGGCAGCGGCCAGAAAGCCGAGCCCGGCGCCCTGACCCTGATCGACGAGGAGACGCAGAAGATCGCCCGCCGCCTGATGAGCCTGCGTAAGCGCCTGACCAACCAGGCGGACCGCTGGCGTGAGGCGCGCGCGAAACTGGAGAACGACACGCCCAACGTGAACGGCCTGTCGCTGTTCGAGCCGTCCCCGCACGGCACCGTCGACAAGGAAGAGGAACTCGCGACCGACGAGCGCGGCAAGGAAACGCACGCCTCGCGCCTGATCCAGTCGTGGCAGGCCCTGACGCGCGGCGTCATGCCCGGCGTGAACGACCCGGACTGGCTGCTGGGACCCTGGGCCATCGGGCAGGACAACTTCGAGCGGGCGCAGCTGAACGCGCTCGAGCAGATGGCGCTCGAACCCTTCGAGGCGTCGCTGCGCAGCGGCGGTAAGGACGTCGTGAAACGCCTGTACGATCAGCGCAGCCCCAGCTTCGACCCGAACAGTCAGGCCATGCACGCCGCCACGCAGGCGCAACTGTTCCTGCAGCTGAACCAGCCGCTCGGACAGGTGGACCCCATGAGCCCGCTGCCCCGGCGCAAGCTGCTGGTCGGGATGAACATGACCGACGAGTTCCGCCGTTCCGTGCAGCCCTGGGTGAACAAGGCGCCGGCCGCCAAGGAAGTCACGGGAGTCGACCCGTACCGCGTGGTCATGCTCGAGGAGTGGTACCGCTTCGCGCTGCGCGGCGCGGACGACGTGCGCACCCTGTCCTTCAGCCAGCCCAAGCGCTTCAGCAACTACTTCACCCGCAAGCGCAGCGACATCGACTGGACGCCCATCAACGACCGCGAGATCAGCCAGCTCGAGGACGCCGAGCAACTGGTCTTC contains the following coding sequences:
- a CDS encoding glycoside hydrolase family 43 protein; its protein translation is MTAQPPTRETVTVTNPVLPGFHPDPSILRVGTDYYLATSTFQWYPGVAIYHSRDLVHWRLAARPLDRLTQLDMRGNADSGGIWAPCLSHDGEQFHLIYTDVKSWGINEVFKDSHNYLTTAPDIDGPWSDPVYLNSSGFDPSLFHDEDGKKWFLNMVWDHRPGRNPFAGIVLQEYSPAQKRLVGPREIIFTGTDLKVTEGPHVYRKDGWYYLLTAEGGTSWEHAVTLARSRRLHGPYEVHPQNPLITALDAPHLPIQKSGHASLTDTPDGQWIMAHLCGRPLTTHGECPLGRETALQALKWPEGDWPTLAQGGHHPAEHPPLPALPPHPWPDVPARDDFSGPQLRPEWMTLRAPPGVLGVSLAEGGGLRLRGAESLMSRHRVSLVGRRLQSLHARLRTSLDFAPEDFQQMAGLSAYYDSRNWVYLRVSHDEAAGRSLNITSCENGLYREHLPQDVSTGDGPIHLEVQYDGPTFRFRHSTDGETWQAIGEPFSAGLLSDEHCGGLSFTGTFLALTCQDLSGRGQTATFHWAEYIEH
- a CDS encoding tubulin-like doman-containing protein — encoded protein: MANSMRVFKTLVIGLGSTGTEILEALADRIDWEVGGLGRAPWVEFLAVETDVAKPNRFNGTDDFKTLGVPATSWRDMIERPELYDSSIALRTWADLETLKQLPAQSIDSGAGHIRMVGRLALLYPPNYNEMKNAISQRVARLRSLTEAQAKSALNANNAGLESNVQFAVNAASGQTGVRVIVVGTLCGGTCSGTASDMGILLRTILDDEEKTLGMFTLPHPDLGIAQKPDAEIWKTNAYHALAELNQYHLHTDTERYRSIKFPDKPEGTQVLPNDAMPYDLVYLLRPSSTEGNDLARLSNAIADRMFLNVFVPETDPMAYMVNAGPVTVQQGRAFAFSTFGLSTIEYPMRRILEALKYRTLVHAVDRWKDRKYEGNVSDDLDALGLTIPALTETLLLDGSGASIRASLDAKKNEIMRAVRTGKPEAARRALDELRAAFGKERGDGLRGLVHETVTDNRRRAADSIMGNVRGMVGSRLLDYDSGPNVLLEIMQAAQPRVGELRGWEPGEGKTGAANGVLDQLDAIRTNTLLGMFFLKGKASKQLLPALSRALDDELKSRVNQKIREALQDRGSGQKAEPGALTLIDEETQKIARRLMSLRKRLTNQADRWREARAKLENDTPNVNGLSLFEPSPHGTVDKEEELATDERGKETHASRLIQSWQALTRGVMPGVNDPDWLLGPWAIGQDNFERAQLNALEQMALEPFEASLRSGGKDVVKRLYDQRSPSFDPNSQAMHAATQAQLFLQLNQPLGQVDPMSPLPRRKLLVGMNMTDEFRRSVQPWVNKAPAAKEVTGVDPYRVVMLEEWYRFALRGADDVRTLSFSQPKRFSNYFTRKRSDIDWTPINDREISQLEDAEQLVFLSALHGVTRLEAGHLVMDWPMQPGEADEPERRVRRLPGKFGKAARKLAFESKDSSRPPLSLTNASSLMHSEITARMKHIVGTADSQAEGRKAYVKWLHQQLKQGQARAVEDWNDATARAALMRHLTADDGLRQALLETFPPDTNMINGLYMNKGESLPRGLSAPEDGFYCQVCGGPVGATREEVIQNGLLCSYHPEGENHPFGRPYSPLGV